The genomic DNA GGGCTTCATCGTAGGCTTTGATTGCCTTCTTGCAGTTCTCTGCCTTTGACTCTACCTCGGCAAGCGTGTCGTACGCAGCCCCGAGATTGTTCTGGGTCGTTGCGTATTGAATCGGGAAGCGTTCAAGGGTGTAGACTTTAAGGGCTTCATCGTAGGCTTTGATTGCCTTCTTGCAGTTCTCCTTTCTGTCTTGGTATTTGGAAAGCGCCCAATAGATGCTCCCCCTTTTTATCTGTATTTCACTTATCTGAACGGGATCAGGCTCAAATTCTAATATTCTCTCACATATTCCAAGGGCCCTATTGTAATTGTCAATGATTTTAGGGGTATCTTTCCATTCTGCTTTCTCAGCCAAAAAACTATAAAGAGATGAGATAGTGCCATATATTTGAGAAGAAATATGGGTGCCTGAATCCCTCTCTAAATTTTTTATTTTTTCAATAGTTTCTTCGATAGCCTTCTCTAATTTCCCGACACCAAGCTTCTCCCTATCGCTGTAATATCCTGATACTTTTAGGGATAATTCGTCAAATCTATCTGAGTAAAGGGGCACAGCCTTACGAATAGAGTTCAAACTTGAGTCATGATACTCCTTGGTTAATTCAGGCATTATTTTATCTAATTCCTTTCCTACCTTATTTTTAGGATGATCAGGAGAATCCAGCGGAGCGTTTTGATCAACCTCTATTGCCTTTATACCCTTGCGATTTGAAAGATGATCGAAATAACAAATAGGCGGATTTTTAAGTTGGTTAAATCGATCTTGGGTCATACCTGTGGCAGATTTAACCTCTTGATCAGTACCGTTCCCTATACTATAGAAACTCTTTATAGCCACACAAGCATTCCTACCTTGAATCGGTATAATATGCCTGTTTTTACCTCTCAGAAAGCCGTATTCAAATATAACATTGGGTCTATGACCATCTAAGATTACAATACCTAATACACATTCATCCACCAGTTTTTCAAATCTTTCCCCTAGATGCTCATCGGGTAGAGCTTCATCAGATAATAATTTTGGTTTAAATCCTTTTTGAACTAAAAGCTCTCGTAGAGGGTTCACAATATTATTAATGTATTTGACATGTTTCTGGTCAGAATATATGATAATACAAGGTATTTCTCCCTCCTCAACCAAAGTAGAGATGGAGCTTGTTTCGGTCTCTTTGCCCCCAGATATGCCTTTCTGAAGACTTGTTACATCTTTTGGAGACATGTCTTTCGGAGACGTTTCTTAGACCCCCTACCCACCAAGCAAGAGTTCGTCATATTTTACAGCCTTTAAGCACAGAGAATTATTTTATCTTGCTAAGTTTTTTAATTAAATGATTATAAATCTCAGCGATATTAATATTTTTGTACCATAATTCCCACTCAAATCATATCCCCAGCCCGCCCCTCACAAACATAACTCCCCATGCAAGAGTGATCAAGCCCATCATTGTCGTGCTGACCTGTATTGTGGTCTCTCCGAGAAAACGGAGTAGTTTTGCCGCACTATATAGCAGAATCCCAGTTAAGGCAAGCACCAGTGTAACGGCAATGCCTGTGGTAAGAAGGCCATAATCGCTAACCGATATGATTATCGTTGTTATCGCAGCAGGTCCTGACAACAATGGAGTGCCGATAATCACAGCGACCCCACTGATGGAGGTGTTACCATTTTCTTCTATCTCTGTAATCGGTATGCCAAGTACCATTTTGACTCCGAGTAATCCAAGGATAATCCCCCCAGCCACCTTAAAATCATTAATATTCGTGTTAAACAAATGCAGTAACCTTATGCCTGAAAATAGAACTGCTATCGATATTACGCTTGCCACTAAAATGGCCAATGTTGCGGTTTTAAAACGCTCTTCTTCATCCATATTTTTCGTGGCATTTAAAAAAAAGGGAATGCTAAGCAAAGGATCATAAATGACAAAGAATAGAATCATCAAGCTAATCAAATTTCCCATCATATTGCCATCCTTGTTACAATTTTATTTTTTCAAAATTTAAAATGGATATTACTGAAAGAATAATTAGTAATATACAATAGATAATTATTGTGGTACCGTAATTAATGATAGTTAGCTTATCAGATCACACATAAATAAAGGCATATAGGTATTTAGCTCTTAGAGTTTGATTTATTATTATAAATAAGGTAAAAGTCATGCCCGATACCAGGATACCTCAGGCTTTTAAGGCGATCTCGGTAGGGACCGAAGTGGCATTCTCTGTGCTTGGAGGAGGGTTCTTAGGTTACTTAATCGGAAAAATATTCGGGGAAAAGTGGGCTGCTATCGGATTGAGCATGGGTATTCTTCTGGGGTTCGTTGGAGGCATGTATAATCTTATCAGAAAATTTTGGTGATTTCGAGAGTAAATGAGTGGGGAGGTGAAAAATGGCAAGAGGGACTATTTCGATGAATAACTATGATAACTACAAGATTCGATATAACAGGGGTGACGGTCATTTTGAGGATTTCGTGGACATATTCCCGGAGCGAACTGGTCGAACTTCTGAAGGACTATGAGCCAAGGATTATAGAGAGTGGAAAAGGCGGGAAGCATTAATTGCCGGCACATAACCCCCTGAAAAATTTCTCGAGAGTTATGCAGTATTTGCCCACATTCTATCCATTCTTATTTATCCATCGTCTCGAATAACCTCAACATAGCCCTCTGTTCCATTTACCAGTACCATGTCACCATCATGGATTATGTCCAGAGGATTGATCTGCAGGCAATCCACCAAGGGAATGCCGGATATTATGGCACCGACTGCAACTATCGCTTCGGATACGACATTAATCATCGCACAGGGTGCAACTCCGTTCTTCATGAGCTGATACAAAACGTATGAGCCCACCGTCGATCCTTTTCCTTGCGGAAAGACCAAAACGCGATTGGCAATTATCTCTGAAAAAAGCTCACTGCCTTCTTCGATGATTCTTCCACTAAGGGGGTCTACGCCGCCCAAAAAGGATATGGACTCAGACGTTACCAAGGCCCTTCCACTTGCAACGCCTCTGGAGATGGCTCGTCCTTTAATTTTCATTTAATCACAAGCGGTTCTTATGCAATCCTCTGTGGTAGCAAGTACGGCATCAACACCACACAAACTCGGCACATATTTCAGCGCTTTGCCCGAGTTCACCATCATCCTCTCAAAACGCTCACTTGCCGGCGAAACAACCATACATGTATCGCATATTATTTTGGCGCCACTCATTTCGATCTCCCTCACCAGATCGGGATTCTGCTCCTTCACCCAACGAGATGTGCAAATCCAAAGATCAGTAGTAACCTTCTTCCCGGAGAGCAGTCTTGATATGCGCCTCAATTCGTCTGTCGAACAGTGCGGGCATCCCAGGGCGATGATGTCTGGTCTGGACCTTTTTTCATATATTGCCTTGATATCTTTTAAGTCCAGCGATAGCCGCTCTCTTGGGCGATCAAAACTCTTAGACTCCGGTGTAATTCCCTCCACGTGATATAATGCCACAGCTCCCGATGCTGCCATTGCAGCTCCAAGTGACTTCAATTCGTCAGGGGTTGGCAGCGAATCCAACTGGAACAATGGGATATTATCTCTCAGTATCTCGCCCACCTCGTATCCAAGTGCACCGTAATCTGAATCATGCAGCTTGCCAATCACTCTTATCAAAACATCTGGAGCTCTATTCTCATCCAAGTGAAGCCCGTAGCAAGGCGTTTTTCCGATGATTGCAGCTGCCAAGGCACTCGGACCCCCCTCCCTGTTGGTTCTGACACCTAGGACGGAATTGGCGTAGGCTACCGCTGAGGATTCTGCCCATGCGAGATGCCCTCCAAATTTTGGGGGATCGATATAGTAGGGCGTACATGTGCACCCCAGATTTATGCCCAATCGTTCATATGCCCGCAATATTTCTTCTTGCTTCTCGGCAAATTTCGCGGGTATGCCCATAGCCTTCCAGTTCTCTCGATCCATGCCCGCCGGGTTCAGCGTCGATGGAACTTCGACCCTAGCATCTAGGTCGGAAATCCACTCCAGACCGGCATCACCAAGGGTCTTATAGGAAACCCCGGATATCTGGGCACTGTCAATCGGAATCAAAGAGTTGGCACCGTAAATATCACCTAGAGAGACCAGAATCTCCATGGCTTTTTGCTTGGTGGCACCCAATTCGCCTTTGTAGATCGCTTCCTCCTCTTTTGTTAGATGCATGCTAACCTAACCTCGCCTTGGCCTCAGAACACCCTCTTGAATCTCTCGGGGTTTTCAAGTGTCTTGGTGGCATCGACCCCCACCTTGGTGGAAACCCCATCTGACGTACAACACGGATCCAGAGAGGATCCCCGAACGTGAGGAAGTATCAGGATGTCTCGATCCCCTCTCACCCGGGTTGCCACCGCATATTCCAATTCCCTTGGATCGGATATATCTATGTCCTCATCCACGATTAACACGTGCTTCAGGCTGGTGTGAGCGGCAAAAGCCATCATGATAGCCTTTTTCCCATCGCTCTCGGTCTGCTTCTCTATCTGAACG from Methanocellales archaeon includes the following:
- a CDS encoding tetratricopeptide repeat protein, yielding MNPLRELLVQKGFKPKLLSDEALPDEHLGERFEKLVDECVLGIVILDGHRPNVIFEYGFLRGKNRHIIPIQGRNACVAIKSFYSIGNGTDQEVKSATGMTQDRFNQLKNPPICYFDHLSNRKGIKAIEVDQNAPLDSPDHPKNKVGKELDKIMPELTKEYHDSSLNSIRKAVPLYSDRFDELSLKVSGYYSDREKLGVGKLEKAIEETIEKIKNLERDSGTHISSQIYGTISSLYSFLAEKAEWKDTPKIIDNYNRALGICERILEFEPDPVQISEIQIKRGSIYWALSKYQDRKENCKKAIKAYDEALKVYTLERFPIQYATTQNNLGAAYDTLAEVESKAENCKKAIKAYDEALKVCTLERFPMDYAMTQNNLGVAYHTLAEVESKAENCKKAIKACEEALKVYTLERFPIQYAMTQNNLGVAYHTLAEVESKAENCKKAIKACEEALKVRTLERFPMDYAMTQNNLGIAYRTLAEVESKAENCKKAIKAYGEALKVFTEEDFPEIYPVVERNLRNLINFCEGK
- a CDS encoding MarC family protein; amino-acid sequence: MMGNLISLMILFFVIYDPLLSIPFFLNATKNMDEEERFKTATLAILVASVISIAVLFSGIRLLHLFNTNINDFKVAGGIILGLLGVKMVLGIPITEIEENGNTSISGVAVIIGTPLLSGPAAITTIIISVSDYGLLTTGIAVTLVLALTGILLYSAAKLLRFLGETTIQVSTTMMGLITLAWGVMFVRGGLGI
- a CDS encoding AtpZ/AtpI family protein, which translates into the protein MPDTRIPQAFKAISVGTEVAFSVLGGGFLGYLIGKIFGEKWAAIGLSMGILLGFVGGMYNLIRKFW
- a CDS encoding DUF126 domain-containing protein, yielding MKIKGRAISRGVASGRALVTSESISFLGGVDPLSGRIIEEGSELFSEIIANRVLVFPQGKGSTVGSYVLYQLMKNGVAPCAMINVVSEAIVAVGAIISGIPLVDCLQINPLDIIHDGDMVLVNGTEGYVEVIRDDG
- a CDS encoding aconitase X catalytic domain-containing protein → MHLTKEEEAIYKGELGATKQKAMEILVSLGDIYGANSLIPIDSAQISGVSYKTLGDAGLEWISDLDARVEVPSTLNPAGMDRENWKAMGIPAKFAEKQEEILRAYERLGINLGCTCTPYYIDPPKFGGHLAWAESSAVAYANSVLGVRTNREGGPSALAAAIIGKTPCYGLHLDENRAPDVLIRVIGKLHDSDYGALGYEVGEILRDNIPLFQLDSLPTPDELKSLGAAMAASGAVALYHVEGITPESKSFDRPRERLSLDLKDIKAIYEKRSRPDIIALGCPHCSTDELRRISRLLSGKKVTTDLWICTSRWVKEQNPDLVREIEMSGAKIICDTCMVVSPASERFERMMVNSGKALKYVPSLCGVDAVLATTEDCIRTACD